The following DNA comes from Frankia casuarinae.
GCCGGCCTCGCTGATGGCGAGCCCGCCCGACCTCATCCTGCACGCACTGGACCGTATCCACGCCCGGCACGGGGACACCCGCACCTACCTGCTCGCGCACGGGGCGACGGCGCACGCGCTGGACCGCCTCGTCGAGGCCCTGCTCGTGCCGGCGGAGGCCTCCGACGCCGGGCCGGACTGCGGTCCGCCGACCGCGGGCTGAACCCCAGCCGGTGAGCCGCAGGCCCGAAGTCCCCACCCCTCGGGCCTGCGGCTCACCCCATGCGCCACCCCGCCCGCCCTGAACCCCGCTCCGGAAGGATGTCCATGCCAATACTCCTGGACCCGACCGCGCACACGCCCACCCACATCCTGATCCAGATCAGTGACACCCACATCGTCCGCGAGGGTGAGCTGATGCACGGCAAGGTCGACACGTACGCCGCGCTGCGCACCGTGCTCGACCAGATCGAGGCGTCCACGCTGAAGATCGGCGCCCTGCTGCTCACCGGCGACCTCGCCGACCGCGGTGATCTGCTGGCCTACCAGCGGTTGCGTGACCTGGTCGAACCGGCGGCGGCGCGCCTGGGCACGCCCGTGCTCTACGGCGTCGGCAACCACGACTCGCGTGGCCCGTTCCGGGAGGGACTGCTCGGCGCGGAACCCACGGCGGAGGCTCACGACTACGTGCACTGGGTCGGTGACCTGCGGATCATCATGCTCGACACCACCGAACCGGGCGAGCACAGCGGCTTTCTGAGCACCGCCCAGCTGCGCTGGCTCGCCGACGAGCTGGCCACCGCGGCCCCTGACGGGACCATCCTCGCCCTGCATCACCCACCCGTGCCGTCCCCGCTCGCGATGGTGAACTCGCTCCTGCTCGCCGAGCCGCAGAACCTCGCCGACGTGCTCGCCGGCAGCGACGTGAAGATCGTGCTGGCCGGTCACGCCCACCACGCGTCCGCGGGCGTGCTCAGCGGCGTTCCGGTCTGGGTGGCGGGTGCCACCGCCTACCGGATACGCACCCTCGGCCCGGCCGACCGGATAACCGGCCTGGTGGGGGGCGAGTACACCCGGATCGACGTCTACCCCGAGGGGGCCGTCGCCACCGCGGTACCGATCGCCACCTCCGAAGTGGTCTACGACATGACCCTCGACGAGGTCGTCCAGCTCGCGGCGGATTATCACTGACCCCGTCCGGCACTGACCCCGTCCGGCACCGACCCCGTCCGGTGCGTCGGCCCTTCCCACGCCTCCGGACTTCCCGCGCCTCCGGAAAGGATGCTTCCGAACCGTGTTCGTCGAAATCGCCATCCCGGGGGCAGCCGGCGCCACAGTCCCCGCCGGTGCCGCAGTTTCCGCCGGTGCCGCGTCGCGCGTGCCGGTGCGGGCCGCCCGGCCGTCGCTGGCCCGGCGGATGCTCGCCGCCACCCCGCCCTACCTGTACCTGCTGCCCGGAGTGGCCAGCCTGGTGCTATGGACCTACAAACCGATCATCGAGGCCGTCCAGCTGTCCTTCTACCACTGGAACCTGCTGCCGAACTCGCCACGGACCTACGTCGGTCTGGACAACTACCGGCAGATCTTCACCCTTCCGCAGCTCCGGGGCGCCGCGAAGAACACGCTGTGGTACATCCTCGGCCTGGTTCCGTTCGCCATCGTTCTGCCCACCGCCATCGCGCTGGCCATCCGGGACCTGGGCGGTCGGTCGCGCACCGTCTACCGGGCGCTGGTCTTTCTGCCGATGCTGGTCGCGCCGGTCCCCGCCGCCGCGGTCTGGCGCTGGTTGCTGGATTCCAAAGGGGTGGTGAACCACGCCCTCGGGCTTGGTGACTACAGCTGGCTGCGGGAGGAGCGGACGGCGCTGATCGCCATCCTGGCGATCTGCGCGTGGCAGATCCTCGGCTTCGCCACCCTCGTCATCTCCGCCGGACTCACCGGCATCAGCAGTGATTACGCCGAGGCCGCCGAGATGGACGGGGCGTCGCGCTGGCAGGTCACCCGGTGGGTGACTCTGCCGATGCTGCGCTCGACCCTGCTGTTCATGCTGCTGATAACCGTGCTGCTGTCGGGGCAGTGGACATTCCCACTGCTCGACGTGCTCACCCAGGGCGGCCCCGCCGACTCCTCGACCAACATCTATTACCTGCTCTGGGAGTTCGGTTTCCGCAGCCTGGACTCCGGTCTGGCCTCCGCGGCGGGCATCGCGTTCTTCCTCGTCTTCGCGGTGGTGGCGGCAGTGCTGGTCAAACTGGCC
Coding sequences within:
- a CDS encoding metallophosphoesterase; amino-acid sequence: MPILLDPTAHTPTHILIQISDTHIVREGELMHGKVDTYAALRTVLDQIEASTLKIGALLLTGDLADRGDLLAYQRLRDLVEPAAARLGTPVLYGVGNHDSRGPFREGLLGAEPTAEAHDYVHWVGDLRIIMLDTTEPGEHSGFLSTAQLRWLADELATAAPDGTILALHHPPVPSPLAMVNSLLLAEPQNLADVLAGSDVKIVLAGHAHHASAGVLSGVPVWVAGATAYRIRTLGPADRITGLVGGEYTRIDVYPEGAVATAVPIATSEVVYDMTLDEVVQLAADYH
- a CDS encoding carbohydrate ABC transporter permease, whose amino-acid sequence is MFVEIAIPGAAGATVPAGAAVSAGAASRVPVRAARPSLARRMLAATPPYLYLLPGVASLVLWTYKPIIEAVQLSFYHWNLLPNSPRTYVGLDNYRQIFTLPQLRGAAKNTLWYILGLVPFAIVLPTAIALAIRDLGGRSRTVYRALVFLPMLVAPVPAAAVWRWLLDSKGVVNHALGLGDYSWLREERTALIAILAICAWQILGFATLVISAGLTGISSDYAEAAEMDGASRWQVTRWVTLPMLRSTLLFMLLITVLLSGQWTFPLLDVLTQGGPADSSTNIYYLLWEFGFRSLDSGLASAAGIAFFLVFAVVAAVLVKLADRYSFADN